The window TTGGAAAAAAGAAATCATTATTCCAGCATCAAACAGCCAGCAAAAGAAGATGAATAATATACTTTTACCATAACGATAAGACTTGTGGCTAAGTTCCAAAAAGAAGCAAGAAACTCTCTCTTGCAGAGGCAGAGTTTGAAAATTCCCATACAAATTATTCAAGctgagaagaagagagactcaACTCAACCAGATGCGGTCTTCCTCTGCTGGAAGACAACAGCAAAGATAGGAACTCCAACACCGATGCTGAAAGCAGTGAAGACACCGAGAGACATCTTGAGACCTTGGTACTTCATGCGGTCCAAATTGTACATGTGCTTAGCGTGGAGGTAGTATGGCTCGTCATGGCCATGCCCTCCTCCGCTCATCTTCTTAGCTCCAGTCGAGTGGAAGCTTCTGCTCACTGTTGATAATGACAAACAAAAGAAAGCTTCAGCAAGTTCTGATATCTACAGATAAGGCCAAAACAAGGTATACAACTGTAGCACTAGCTCAAGAACTGATAAAAATCATCTTAAAGAATTGATTTTCAAGAAACATATCGAAACAAGCTGATCATTGTAACCCTGACATTTGCTGCTAAGACACATATAGATACATAAATGTAAAGCACGAACCAGATCTGGACACTGATGACTCGGATGAAGCTATGATCTTTGAGATCGATCTGACTCCGCTGCTCAACGCCATTATCAGAAAATTGATCGAGTAACAGCTAATAGATTGTTACGGCGAATTCGTTTCGGAGGAAAGCTGAGACTGAAATAAGATCACACGTGCACGTGCCGGCTTCATTTTATTTGAGCCTGGCCCATTTATTCACACATGAGGCTTTTCTTGATTAGTTTTAGTTTCTGGCCCTTTTGGAGATGCAACATAAAACTCTTTGCTAGTTTTGTGATACAAAGTGGAAACACAATTGGCATCCAATAATTGACATTCATATGTTTGATCATGCATGCATTAAGTATACTGTATACACAATTCTCATCCAACAATCAACATTCACAGAAGTTTGCCACATACAAGTTGTTATCATCTAAATTCAAAAGAATCATTAAC is drawn from Brassica napus cultivar Da-Ae unplaced genomic scaffold, Da-Ae ScsIHWf_85;HRSCAF=153, whole genome shotgun sequence and contains these coding sequences:
- the LOC125606342 gene encoding uncharacterized protein LOC125606342; amino-acid sequence: MALSSGVRSISKIIASSESSVSRSVSRSFHSTGAKKMSGGGHGHDEPYYLHAKHMYNLDRMKYQGLKMSLGVFTAFSIGVGVPIFAVVFQQRKTASG